One genomic window of Kosmotoga olearia TBF 19.5.1 includes the following:
- a CDS encoding diacylglycerol kinase family protein encodes MRAGVIVNTSAGKFEYIRKRISKLKEVFDEIVTGSGRFGGDFLEDVKIVDIVSSDFKSAIRELTIELSKCSDVIVSVGGDGTANFIAATLIDEKLNTPIMGIAGGTANVGPLVRFSLENIEKPSHIDFVDCLKVWKGNEHIGYAFIDVVFGDTFLGTLNGKMVNLSVKDFLESGRKVERIPCDDIAEKLDVLKNSRRISLSSKKVAQIIASPLNFSEFYIGKAVTGKLSWASFFKSVGILTISNRVIVDSYLKEHELEDPVLIEQILFGDGETIEVSGIKRGVYIVLDGNPMCECDYPIKLQGLRKCVKVLSGSQKAGWPVGWKK; translated from the coding sequence TTGAGAGCTGGAGTGATAGTAAACACATCGGCTGGTAAATTCGAATATATAAGAAAAAGGATATCGAAGCTAAAAGAAGTATTCGATGAGATAGTTACTGGTTCGGGTAGATTTGGTGGAGATTTCCTGGAAGACGTTAAGATAGTTGACATTGTTTCAAGCGATTTTAAAAGCGCGATCAGGGAATTAACGATTGAGCTCTCAAAATGTTCAGACGTTATAGTAAGTGTTGGAGGAGACGGCACGGCCAATTTCATTGCTGCAACGCTCATTGATGAAAAATTAAACACCCCCATAATGGGTATAGCCGGGGGGACCGCAAATGTCGGTCCCCTCGTCCGCTTTTCATTGGAAAATATAGAAAAGCCTTCACATATAGACTTCGTGGATTGTCTGAAGGTCTGGAAAGGGAACGAGCACATAGGTTATGCATTTATCGATGTCGTTTTTGGGGATACTTTTCTGGGAACGTTGAATGGAAAGATGGTTAATCTCAGCGTAAAAGATTTTCTGGAATCCGGCAGGAAAGTTGAGAGAATACCCTGCGACGATATAGCAGAAAAACTGGATGTTTTGAAAAACAGCAGGAGAATTTCTCTCAGCTCAAAAAAAGTTGCACAAATTATAGCATCTCCTTTGAATTTTTCGGAATTCTATATAGGAAAAGCAGTCACAGGAAAACTTTCCTGGGCTTCTTTTTTCAAATCAGTCGGAATTTTGACTATCTCAAACAGGGTTATTGTGGATTCATACCTTAAAGAACACGAACTGGAAGATCCAGTACTTATCGAGCAAATTCTTTTTGGAGATGGGGAAACCATCGAGGTATCTGGAATTAAGAGAGGTGTGTACATCGTACTTGACGGAAATCCAATGTGTGAATGTGACTACCCGATAAAACTGCAAGGGCTCAGAAAATGTGTTAAAGTCCTTTCAGGTAGCCAAAAAGCTGGTTGGCCAGTGGGGTGGAAAAAATGA
- a CDS encoding sugar phosphate isomerase/epimerase family protein: MKMNLSFSTAALFPRNSLDSLKIVEEAGFQYAELMPQCMEETKPCFAKEITSRVKIKVASIHFPLVFFSMFYNPYPGMVREAKTLIDNITTLAETLGTEVIVIHPPYFGNETTERLFYTPIMDNMRYLCEKSKENGVKIALENSPKGGRTPEEMLQVIRAVNHENIFPMLDTTEAVESDQDPVEMLKKLDVIHIHASDHKGEAKHILPNEGDLDWVKIVSILQEKGFSGFFTVEPSYRYFLEEPEEKMKAVLKFLTNLQG; encoded by the coding sequence ATGAAAATGAACCTGTCCTTTTCGACTGCAGCCTTGTTTCCGAGAAACAGTCTTGATTCTTTAAAAATTGTAGAAGAAGCGGGATTTCAGTATGCAGAATTAATGCCTCAGTGTATGGAGGAAACAAAACCTTGCTTTGCGAAAGAAATAACGAGCAGAGTGAAGATAAAAGTTGCCTCCATACACTTCCCACTTGTCTTTTTCTCGATGTTTTACAACCCTTATCCCGGAATGGTGAGGGAAGCAAAAACTCTGATAGACAATATCACCACACTTGCGGAAACCCTCGGAACGGAAGTCATTGTCATTCATCCGCCCTATTTTGGTAATGAAACCACGGAAAGATTATTTTACACCCCTATAATGGATAATATGAGATATCTATGCGAAAAGTCCAAGGAAAACGGTGTAAAAATTGCTCTTGAAAACTCACCAAAGGGCGGGCGTACACCTGAAGAGATGCTGCAGGTAATTCGTGCTGTGAACCATGAGAATATTTTTCCAATGCTTGATACAACAGAAGCGGTTGAGTCCGATCAAGATCCAGTGGAGATGCTGAAAAAACTGGATGTGATACACATTCATGCAAGTGATCATAAAGGTGAAGCCAAACATATTCTGCCGAACGAAGGAGATCTCGATTGGGTGAAAATCGTTTCTATTTTGCAGGAAAAGGGATTTTCCGGGTTCTTCACCGTAGAACCATCCTACAGATACTTCCTTGAAGAACCGGAGGAGAAGATGAAGGCCGTGTTGAAGTTTTTAACGAATTTGCAGGGGTGA
- a CDS encoding ABC transporter substrate-binding protein, with amino-acid sequence MRKLLLVGLLVLFTITVLSVEIVFWYPLSGTKGQVLKEIVERFDKAHPDIKVKLVYTGKYRETAQKVMSALVTKSLPNGGIIPAGPIFTGAYGNYKILEYMLYDPDFDISDFYDVAWDYAKYKGRICAIPYNISTPVLIYNKKLMEEAGLDPNRPPETWEELLEYAKKITKDLNGDGEPDVWGLNIKDTPWLFKAMLFQNDCEIIDADTMTPLFDGPKGVEAAAFWKKLIDEKAMPVGMHNLADKQFISGTLGFYMGSSSRIGKWCGKLPFEVGVAFLPKKVKRAIPIGGAVLVMFPHSKEEDDAMWKLIKWLVSPENLGEFCIKTGYIPIRESVLEVPEVKKFMEENPDYRVAFEQMKYGKAYWHFEQMGTMDYLLYEYLDKIERGILTPEEAMKEAAEKLKKEIENE; translated from the coding sequence ATGAGAAAGCTTCTTTTAGTGGGGTTGTTGGTTCTTTTCACAATTACGGTGCTTTCTGTGGAGATCGTGTTCTGGTATCCTTTGAGCGGAACAAAAGGGCAGGTATTGAAAGAGATTGTCGAGAGGTTCGATAAGGCTCATCCGGATATAAAGGTAAAGCTTGTTTACACTGGAAAATACAGAGAAACTGCTCAAAAGGTTATGTCGGCACTGGTAACCAAGAGCCTTCCGAATGGAGGAATAATTCCTGCCGGTCCAATATTCACAGGTGCTTATGGGAATTACAAGATACTCGAGTATATGTTGTACGATCCTGATTTTGATATTAGTGATTTCTATGATGTCGCCTGGGATTATGCAAAGTACAAGGGTAGAATATGTGCTATACCATACAACATAAGTACCCCGGTTCTCATATACAACAAGAAACTTATGGAAGAAGCCGGACTCGATCCCAACAGACCGCCCGAGACATGGGAGGAATTACTGGAATACGCCAAGAAAATAACAAAGGACCTGAACGGCGATGGTGAACCAGACGTATGGGGATTGAATATTAAAGACACTCCATGGCTTTTCAAAGCAATGCTGTTCCAGAATGATTGTGAAATAATAGATGCAGATACTATGACCCCTCTCTTCGATGGTCCGAAAGGGGTAGAAGCCGCTGCTTTCTGGAAGAAATTAATCGATGAAAAGGCAATGCCCGTCGGAATGCATAATTTAGCTGACAAACAGTTTATATCTGGAACCCTCGGTTTTTATATGGGAAGCTCTTCGAGGATAGGAAAATGGTGCGGAAAACTGCCCTTTGAGGTTGGAGTCGCATTCCTTCCAAAGAAGGTTAAAAGGGCTATTCCAATAGGTGGAGCTGTTCTCGTTATGTTCCCTCACAGCAAAGAAGAAGATGACGCCATGTGGAAACTCATAAAATGGCTCGTATCACCCGAGAATCTCGGTGAATTCTGTATAAAGACCGGTTATATTCCTATAAGAGAATCTGTTTTGGAAGTACCTGAGGTTAAAAAATTCATGGAAGAAAACCCAGATTATAGAGTTGCTTTTGAACAGATGAAATATGGAAAAGCTTACTGGCATTTTGAACAGATGGGAACAATGGACTATCTATTATACGAATACCTCGACAAGATCGAGAGGGGTATATTAACACCAGAAGAGGCAATGAAAGAAGCAGCAGAAAAGCTTAAGAAGGAGATAGAAAACGAATGA
- a CDS encoding carbohydrate ABC transporter permease, with amino-acid sequence MKKTWYIHLILLIGAMLMIFPFVWMFLSAFKTDMDVFSYPPKWLPSTWTFENFSRVLEMIPFGRYYLNSIIVTFAITFGQVFLAILAAYALARLHFPGKIPIMIFLLSTMIMPFQVTLIPTFIIVYKLGWIDTYQGLIVPFLYSGFSIFFLRQFFVTIPKDLEDAAKIDGCGYFRILFNVIVPNSKAPIGTISLFVFLTYWRSYLWPLVVTNSPEMRTLPIGLKYFVEEGGTQYNLMMAASLMAIVPVLIVYILAERYLVKSTTLTGLKF; translated from the coding sequence ATGAAGAAGACATGGTACATACATTTGATACTTTTGATCGGTGCTATGCTCATGATTTTTCCTTTTGTTTGGATGTTTTTATCTGCTTTCAAAACGGATATGGATGTTTTCTCCTATCCCCCAAAATGGCTGCCATCAACCTGGACCTTTGAAAATTTCTCCAGAGTTCTTGAGATGATCCCCTTCGGGAGATATTATCTGAACAGCATTATAGTGACTTTTGCAATAACCTTTGGTCAGGTTTTCTTAGCTATACTGGCGGCTTATGCTTTGGCAAGGTTGCACTTTCCAGGAAAGATCCCAATAATGATCTTTCTTCTATCGACAATGATAATGCCGTTCCAGGTCACTCTAATACCCACTTTTATCATTGTGTACAAGCTCGGATGGATTGATACCTATCAGGGACTTATTGTTCCGTTTCTTTACAGTGGGTTCTCCATATTTTTCCTCAGACAATTCTTTGTAACGATTCCCAAAGATCTTGAAGATGCTGCAAAGATAGATGGTTGTGGCTACTTCAGAATCCTTTTTAACGTCATTGTTCCAAACTCTAAAGCTCCCATAGGAACGATTTCCCTTTTTGTATTCCTGACATACTGGAGAAGTTATTTGTGGCCACTTGTAGTTACCAATTCTCCTGAAATGAGAACCCTGCCGATAGGTCTCAAATATTTTGTAGAAGAAGGCGGTACACAGTATAACTTGATGATGGCCGCATCACTGATGGCTATTGTTCCTGTATTAATTGTATATATATTGGCCGAGAGATATCTGGTTAAATCCACAACGTTAACCGGTTTGAAGTTTTGA
- a CDS encoding carbohydrate ABC transporter permease, translating to MMKKRKLRETITAYVCLSPTLVLATIFMIIPMIVVFYVSFTNWDFVSPVKKFVGLKNYIYIFSDEKFLKSIRNTFYFACVKIPLDLVISLFIAVLLDKKIRMKKFYRVSYFAPVVTPMVAVALIWIWLFDPTFGPLNQILSFVGLKPIKWLYDPNWAMPSVILFSLWKGLGYDIIIFLAGLQSIPNHLIEAAYIDGANSRQTFFKITLPLLSPIVYFVVLMGIINSFKVFAQISVMTPKGGPLYSTGVMVFYIYQQAFENYKMGRASAAALILFGMVIALTQVQKRLGRKSVEYS from the coding sequence ATGATGAAAAAGCGTAAGCTTCGCGAAACCATAACCGCTTATGTGTGCCTTTCACCGACATTGGTACTTGCCACCATTTTCATGATAATTCCCATGATCGTGGTATTTTACGTCAGTTTCACCAACTGGGATTTCGTAAGCCCTGTTAAAAAGTTCGTTGGTTTGAAAAACTATATCTATATCTTCAGTGATGAAAAGTTTCTCAAATCAATAAGGAATACATTCTACTTTGCCTGTGTGAAGATACCGCTTGATCTTGTGATATCACTTTTTATTGCCGTTTTGCTTGACAAGAAGATCAGAATGAAGAAATTCTACAGAGTATCTTATTTTGCACCTGTGGTAACACCTATGGTTGCGGTGGCACTCATATGGATATGGCTTTTCGACCCAACTTTTGGTCCGCTCAACCAAATTTTGTCTTTTGTAGGTTTGAAGCCCATAAAATGGTTGTATGATCCAAATTGGGCAATGCCGTCTGTAATCCTGTTTTCTCTCTGGAAAGGGCTTGGTTACGATATCATCATATTCCTTGCAGGGCTTCAATCTATACCAAATCATTTGATAGAGGCTGCTTACATAGATGGTGCCAATTCAAGGCAAACCTTTTTCAAAATTACTCTTCCCCTTCTCTCTCCGATCGTTTACTTTGTTGTACTTATGGGGATTATTAATTCGTTTAAGGTCTTCGCACAGATATCTGTAATGACACCTAAAGGTGGTCCTTTGTACAGTACCGGTGTGATGGTGTTTTACATATACCAGCAAGCTTTTGAAAATTACAAGATGGGAAGGGCATCTGCAGCGGCGTTGATTCTGTTTGGCATGGTTATTGCTTTGACACAAGTCCAAAAGAGACTTGGCAGAAAATCCGTTGAGTATTCTTGA
- a CDS encoding arabinose dehydrogenase, whose protein sequence is MKALFYLGPKKLELRDIEEPKNEDGVVIKVLETGICGTDIKTFLRGHHLFKPPTILGHECYGIVVEKPAFVEHLEVGDYVAVAPYGECGVCEKCRKGLPELCKNKTYLPSGCFAQYITVPANHSLRGLFKIEKPGKQVVLAEPLACVIGTVRKFGVPERVLIVGGGVMGTLFAIYLSVRGTSVRILEPFEWRASFLKDMGLDVMEPDALKEKGYDMVVIAATIDEPFQYMDLMQDGGSLLLFGGYPKDKRLTLNPFHLHYREIVVSGSFGYSLPDFAEALEELGIENELYSKLVTHSYSVSEYDKAFEKVMDKECMKISLRMWENDEKA, encoded by the coding sequence ATGAAGGCACTCTTCTATTTAGGACCTAAGAAACTTGAGTTGAGGGATATTGAGGAACCAAAGAATGAAGACGGTGTAGTCATCAAGGTTTTGGAAACAGGCATATGTGGGACCGATATTAAAACCTTTTTGCGAGGGCATCATCTTTTTAAACCGCCAACGATACTGGGGCACGAATGTTACGGAATTGTCGTGGAAAAACCTGCTTTTGTAGAACATCTCGAAGTCGGTGATTATGTTGCGGTCGCTCCGTACGGTGAATGCGGTGTCTGTGAAAAATGCAGAAAAGGGCTTCCCGAGCTTTGTAAGAATAAGACATATCTTCCGAGCGGCTGTTTTGCACAGTACATAACAGTTCCTGCGAATCATAGTTTGAGGGGTCTTTTCAAGATAGAGAAACCGGGAAAACAGGTAGTACTGGCAGAGCCTCTTGCGTGCGTAATTGGTACGGTTAGAAAGTTTGGTGTTCCCGAACGTGTTCTGATAGTTGGTGGAGGAGTTATGGGAACGCTTTTTGCCATTTATTTAAGCGTTAGGGGAACATCTGTCAGGATTTTAGAACCTTTCGAGTGGAGGGCTTCTTTTTTGAAAGATATGGGGCTTGATGTCATGGAACCTGATGCTCTTAAAGAAAAAGGCTACGATATGGTAGTGATTGCCGCAACCATAGATGAACCTTTCCAGTACATGGATTTGATGCAGGATGGCGGGAGTTTGCTACTATTCGGTGGTTACCCGAAGGATAAGAGGCTCACATTAAATCCATTCCATCTACATTACAGGGAAATAGTCGTTAGCGGAAGCTTCGGATATAGCTTGCCCGATTTTGCTGAAGCACTTGAAGAACTTGGAATAGAAAATGAGCTTTATTCAAAGCTTGTTACGCACAGTTACTCAGTATCTGAATACGACAAGGCTTTTGAAAAAGTTATGGACAAGGAGTGTATGAAAATCTCACTGAGGATGTGGGAAAATGATGAAAAAGCGTAA
- a CDS encoding sugar-binding transcriptional regulator, which translates to MDLNELAYRVSRLYYLDGLTQQQIANRLGISRPKVSRLLTYARDVGMVEIKLKAPDVESKEFLSKSLKERLNLMDVIVTETIERNEEDILKRVAKAGAEFISRTLKNGQIVGWGWGRTMFRTVQSLNSTDSHFSSLFIPLIGGTGQSVKYYQVNSLVEKAAEIFKAQVMYLNAPAFFADKNTFELFLKEKQVLNVLEMWKRLDVAIFGLGKPIHDSEIIKSEIDSSMIIDLIREKAVGDILARFFNKNGEICKSSLNKLILGINIDDLLKVPLRICLCGGEKKVDGIITASKKGYFNVLVTDSITANFVLEKLREERGE; encoded by the coding sequence ATGGATTTAAACGAACTTGCGTATCGTGTTTCGCGGCTTTATTACCTTGATGGTCTAACCCAGCAACAGATTGCCAATCGCCTTGGTATATCCCGGCCAAAAGTATCGAGGCTTTTAACTTATGCACGGGATGTTGGGATGGTTGAGATAAAGTTGAAAGCGCCTGACGTTGAGAGTAAGGAGTTTCTCTCGAAATCCCTGAAAGAGCGCTTGAATCTAATGGATGTGATAGTAACAGAGACAATTGAGAGGAATGAGGAAGACATTCTAAAAAGGGTTGCAAAAGCCGGTGCTGAGTTTATATCCAGAACGTTGAAGAACGGTCAGATTGTAGGCTGGGGTTGGGGAAGAACTATGTTTAGGACTGTGCAATCCTTAAACAGCACAGATTCCCATTTTTCAAGTTTGTTCATTCCTCTTATTGGGGGAACAGGACAGTCAGTTAAGTATTATCAGGTTAATTCCCTTGTTGAAAAAGCTGCGGAGATCTTCAAAGCTCAGGTTATGTACCTCAATGCTCCGGCGTTTTTTGCGGATAAGAATACATTTGAGTTATTTCTTAAAGAAAAACAGGTTTTAAACGTTCTGGAAATGTGGAAAAGATTGGATGTTGCTATCTTCGGTCTTGGAAAGCCCATTCATGATTCTGAGATTATAAAGTCCGAAATCGATAGTTCAATGATAATAGATCTCATAAGGGAGAAGGCTGTTGGTGATATCTTAGCCAGATTTTTCAATAAAAATGGCGAAATCTGCAAGTCTTCACTGAATAAGCTTATCCTCGGCATAAATATAGATGATCTTCTAAAAGTGCCTCTGAGAATATGTTTGTGCGGTGGAGAAAAGAAAGTGGATGGAATAATAACAGCTTCTAAGAAAGGGTATTTTAATGTGCTTGTAACAGATTCCATAACGGCTAATTTTGTCCTTGAGAAGCTGAGAGAGGAGAGAGGGGAATGA